In the genome of Nocardioides seonyuensis, one region contains:
- a CDS encoding dodecin encodes MSSRTYRVTEIVGTSPDGIDQAIRNGIQRAGQTLRHIDWFEVTQVRGHAKDGEVEHFQVGLKVGFRLEDE; translated from the coding sequence ATGTCCAGCCGCACCTACCGAGTCACCGAGATCGTCGGCACCTCGCCCGACGGGATCGACCAGGCCATCCGCAACGGCATCCAGCGCGCGGGCCAGACGCTGCGCCACATCGACTGGTTCGAGGTCACCCAGGTGAGGGGGCACGCCAAGGACGGCGAGGTCGAGCACTTCCAGGTCGGGCTGAAGGTGGGGTTCCGACTCGAGGACGAGTGA
- a CDS encoding DUF3099 domain-containing protein: MADRDAIRITSAAANRSDDLAARQRRYAISMTLRTVCFIAAVLVGPGWLRWVLIAGAVFLPYVAVVLANAGDTRDDPFDVPGTGAAHELEGREQQELGRTQKDPEH, from the coding sequence ATGGCCGACCGCGATGCCATCCGCATCACCAGCGCGGCCGCGAATCGCTCCGATGACCTCGCGGCACGTCAGCGCCGCTATGCGATCTCGATGACGCTGCGCACCGTGTGCTTCATCGCGGCGGTGCTCGTGGGGCCCGGCTGGCTTCGCTGGGTCCTCATCGCCGGCGCGGTGTTCCTCCCCTACGTGGCCGTCGTGCTGGCCAACGCCGGTGACACCCGGGACGACCCCTTCGACGTGCCGGGCACCGGCGCCGCGCACGAGCTGGAGGGGCGGGAGCAGCAGGAGCTGGGCCGCACGCAGAAGGACCCCGAGCACTGA
- a CDS encoding SDR family oxidoreductase, translating to MDLDLAERVFIVTGGARGLGRATADALVAEGARVVISGRSRKSLDAAVAELSEGSGGNTAVAVEADNADARTPSRLLKAAEQAWGRVDGALISVGGPPKGPVTEITDEQWTASFEAVFLGAIRLSRDIGTALPSGGSLALVLSSSVRSPLPEMAISNGLRPGLAMVAKTLSDELGPRGVRVNGLMPGRISTERVTELDASTGDAAAARAAAESQIPLGRYGEPEEFGRAAAFLLSPAASFVNGVMLPVDGGLLRTL from the coding sequence GTGGACCTCGACCTAGCAGAGCGCGTCTTCATCGTGACCGGCGGTGCGCGAGGACTCGGCCGCGCGACGGCCGACGCACTCGTCGCGGAGGGCGCCCGGGTGGTGATCTCCGGGCGGTCGCGGAAGTCGCTCGACGCCGCCGTCGCCGAGCTGTCGGAGGGCAGTGGCGGCAACACCGCCGTCGCGGTGGAGGCGGACAACGCGGACGCACGCACCCCCTCGCGGTTGCTCAAGGCGGCCGAGCAGGCCTGGGGTCGCGTCGACGGCGCACTCATCAGCGTGGGCGGGCCCCCGAAGGGGCCGGTCACCGAGATCACCGACGAGCAGTGGACAGCCTCGTTCGAGGCGGTGTTCCTCGGTGCGATCCGCCTCTCCCGTGACATCGGCACGGCCCTGCCGTCCGGCGGCTCGTTGGCCCTCGTCCTCTCCTCCAGCGTCCGGTCGCCCCTGCCGGAGATGGCGATCTCCAACGGACTCCGGCCCGGTCTGGCGATGGTGGCGAAGACGCTCAGCGACGAGCTCGGCCCGCGAGGCGTGAGGGTCAACGGCCTCATGCCCGGTCGCATCAGCACCGAGCGGGTCACCGAGCTCGACGCCTCGACGGGCGACGCCGCCGCGGCACGGGCCGCGGCGGAGTCCCAGATCCCCCTGGGTCGCTACGGGGAGCCCGAGGAGTTCGGCCGGGCGGCGGCGTTCCTGCTGTCGCCGGCAGCCTCATTCGTCAACGGCGTGATGCTCCCGGTCGACGGGGGCCTGCTGCGGACGCTCTGA
- the fabI gene encoding enoyl-ACP reductase FabI → MGILEGKRILVAGVTMESSIGFATAKVAQEQGATVLISNFGRALGITRRIARRLPVEPPVLELDVTDDGHLAGLADQVREHVDGLDGVVHSIAYGNPETLLGGKFLDGPWEDVAQAVQVSAFSLKSLAVATRPLLGRGGSIVGLTFDATTAWPAYDWMGVAKAALENTSRYVARDLGSEGIRCNLVSAGPLKTLAAKAIPGFEDLESAWKDRAPLGWDESDHEPTARAVCALLSDFFPATTGEIVHVDGGFHAMGL, encoded by the coding sequence ATGGGAATTCTCGAGGGCAAGCGCATCCTCGTCGCCGGCGTGACGATGGAGTCCTCCATCGGCTTCGCCACGGCGAAGGTCGCCCAGGAGCAGGGCGCCACGGTCCTGATCTCCAACTTCGGCCGAGCACTCGGCATCACCAGACGGATCGCGAGGCGGCTACCCGTCGAGCCGCCCGTGCTCGAGCTCGACGTGACCGACGACGGACACCTGGCCGGCCTGGCCGACCAGGTGCGCGAGCACGTCGACGGTCTCGATGGGGTGGTCCACTCGATCGCCTACGGCAACCCCGAGACGCTCCTGGGGGGCAAGTTCCTGGATGGCCCCTGGGAGGACGTGGCGCAGGCCGTGCAGGTCTCGGCCTTCTCGTTGAAGTCCCTCGCCGTGGCCACCCGTCCGCTCCTGGGCCGCGGCGGGTCGATCGTGGGGCTCACCTTCGACGCCACGACAGCCTGGCCCGCCTACGACTGGATGGGTGTGGCGAAGGCGGCGCTCGAGAACACCTCGCGCTACGTCGCGCGCGACCTCGGGTCGGAGGGGATCCGGTGCAACCTGGTGTCCGCCGGACCTCTGAAGACGCTCGCCGCCAAGGCGATCCCCGGCTTCGAGGACCTCGAGTCGGCCTGGAAGGACCGAGCCCCGCTCGGGTGGGACGAGAGCGACCACGAGCCGACGGCGCGCGCGGTGTGTGCGCTGCTCAGCGACTTCTTCCCGGCTACCACCGGCGAGATCGTGCACGTCGACGGCGGCTTCCATGCCATGGGACTGTGA
- a CDS encoding HD domain-containing protein: MSNLVARWPLGDELADTRDALVAAYSTGRGYHDGRHLAEVLDRLDELRKGGEEFDDVPVRLAAWFHDAVYDGAPGDEERSAQWADSALSGVPCAAEVSRLVRLTEHHRPADGDANGCALSDADLAILAAGRERYAEYAADVRREHDHVPDEEFRTGRSAVLRDLLAKPALFHTTYAREHWEAVARGNVAAELSRLDGACGDAVPR, translated from the coding sequence ATGAGCAATCTCGTGGCTCGCTGGCCGCTCGGCGACGAGCTCGCCGACACCCGCGACGCGCTGGTGGCGGCGTACTCCACCGGGCGTGGGTACCACGACGGCCGCCACCTGGCCGAGGTCCTGGACCGCCTCGACGAGCTGCGCAAGGGCGGTGAGGAGTTTGACGACGTACCGGTCCGCCTGGCCGCGTGGTTCCACGACGCCGTCTACGACGGTGCGCCCGGCGACGAGGAACGCTCTGCACAGTGGGCCGACTCCGCACTCTCGGGGGTCCCCTGCGCTGCCGAGGTGAGTCGTCTGGTCCGCCTCACCGAGCACCACCGACCGGCCGACGGTGACGCCAACGGGTGTGCGCTCTCCGACGCCGACCTGGCGATCCTCGCCGCTGGCCGCGAGCGGTATGCGGAGTACGCCGCGGACGTGCGACGAGAGCACGACCATGTCCCCGACGAAGAGTTCAGGACCGGCCGGTCCGCTGTCCTGCGCGACCTGCTCGCCAAGCCGGCGCTGTTCCACACGACCTACGCCCGCGAGCACTGGGAGGCGGTGGCGCGGGGAAACGTCGCGGCTGAGCTCAGCCGGCTGGACGGTGCTTGCGGCGACGCAGTCCCGCGTTGA
- a CDS encoding SixA phosphatase family protein, which translates to MQETGAVRARTLVLMRHAKAENAAASDHARDLTPQGRASAAEAGRWLAEQVSVPDLVLASDAVRTLATWREAALAAGWDVEPRASAAMYAAGPESALDLIREVPSDVATLVVVGHNPTVAYLAELLDDGTGDDDAITRLVSMGYPPGAATLFSFSGEWEGLAESSATVVAFHVGQS; encoded by the coding sequence ATGCAGGAGACTGGGGCGGTGCGGGCGCGCACGCTCGTGCTGATGCGACATGCGAAGGCGGAGAACGCTGCGGCCAGCGACCACGCGCGTGACCTGACACCACAGGGCAGGGCGTCTGCGGCCGAGGCCGGCCGTTGGCTGGCCGAGCAGGTCTCGGTGCCAGACCTCGTGCTGGCCTCCGACGCCGTCCGCACCCTGGCCACGTGGCGTGAGGCTGCGCTGGCGGCCGGGTGGGACGTCGAGCCCCGGGCCAGCGCCGCGATGTACGCCGCGGGACCGGAGAGTGCCCTCGACCTGATCCGGGAGGTCCCCTCCGACGTCGCCACCCTGGTGGTGGTGGGCCACAACCCGACCGTCGCCTACCTGGCCGAGCTCCTCGACGACGGGACCGGCGACGACGACGCGATCACCCGGCTCGTGAGCATGGGCTACCCGCCGGGGGCGGCCACGCTGTTCTCCTTCTCGGGGGAGTGGGAAGGGCTCGCCGAGTCGTCGGCCACCGTGGTCGCCTTCCACGTAGGACAGTCCTGA
- a CDS encoding phosphotransferase family protein produces the protein MDPDVLQASARQMGFQAWDGQDELTGGRSQTVVVWKRDQHFVLKAYDPAGPSAGAREQSALHALDGASGTPRSLAEGVDPSWVLMSRLAGTGSLADALLGSDPEAARGALLSWAEALARLHEAGTPQVRAAFRTALEGRAPHLDARSLPKDFTDAAAKLPRLLDELSLPGHEAALSVLQDLPARLAGEEWEVLSPADACPDNNLLDADGMRLLDFEFAELRHAAWDVAYLRVPWPSCWCAWRLPDDVADEAVARYCSVRGAAAQESDFQEAIDLATMGWQVMTSAHFIPGALTDDDNARTDRPSRRAFVLHRLGQAACTSPSNALTTLAGDLHGALRERWGDLRLDQAPSFRL, from the coding sequence ATGGACCCGGACGTTCTACAGGCATCGGCTCGTCAGATGGGCTTCCAGGCATGGGACGGCCAGGACGAGCTGACCGGAGGACGGAGCCAGACGGTCGTCGTGTGGAAGCGTGACCAGCACTTCGTCCTCAAGGCCTACGACCCGGCCGGGCCCTCCGCAGGCGCACGCGAACAGTCGGCGCTGCACGCCCTGGACGGTGCCAGCGGGACACCGCGCAGCCTGGCCGAAGGGGTCGATCCGTCGTGGGTGCTGATGTCCCGGCTCGCCGGCACGGGGAGCCTGGCGGACGCGTTGCTGGGCTCGGACCCGGAGGCGGCGCGCGGTGCGCTCTTGTCCTGGGCGGAGGCGCTGGCGCGCCTGCACGAGGCAGGCACTCCACAGGTCCGCGCGGCGTTCCGGACCGCCCTCGAGGGACGAGCACCGCACCTGGACGCTCGGTCCCTCCCCAAGGACTTCACGGACGCGGCGGCGAAGCTCCCTCGCCTCCTGGACGAGCTGTCGCTCCCTGGCCACGAGGCGGCCCTTAGTGTCCTCCAAGACCTGCCGGCACGCCTCGCCGGCGAGGAGTGGGAGGTCCTCAGCCCAGCCGACGCCTGCCCCGACAACAACCTCCTCGATGCCGACGGGATGCGCCTGCTCGACTTCGAGTTCGCAGAGCTGCGGCATGCCGCGTGGGACGTGGCCTACCTCCGCGTTCCGTGGCCGAGCTGCTGGTGCGCCTGGCGGCTGCCGGATGACGTGGCGGACGAAGCGGTGGCGCGCTACTGCTCGGTCCGCGGGGCGGCAGCGCAGGAATCCGACTTCCAGGAGGCTATCGACCTGGCGACCATGGGCTGGCAGGTCATGACGTCGGCGCACTTCATCCCTGGGGCACTGACCGACGACGACAACGCCCGGACCGACCGTCCGAGCCGCCGCGCCTTCGTCCTGCACCGCCTCGGCCAAGCCGCGTGCACGAGCCCGTCGAACGCATTGACGACATTGGCAGGTGACCTGCACGGCGCGCTGCGTGAGCGCTGGGGAGACCTGCGGCTCGACCAGGCGCCGTCCTTCCGGCTCTGA
- a CDS encoding putative protein N(5)-glutamine methyltransferase, whose protein sequence is MGRARRVVGHRGRLPRRTVLNLLEAAARLRAAGCVFAEDEARLILDSSTDDTEVETRLRRRIAGEPLETILGWVAFAGRRLVVAQGVFVPRRRTQLLVELARARASGSAVLVELCCGVAPVAATVDAGEVHASDLSAVALECARLNAPHAELHQGDLYDALPASLRGRVDVLAANAPYVPTDAIALMPPEARDHEPTVTLDGGPDGVDLHRRIAAGAREWLAPGGVLLIETSPAQGLLTTGAMSSAGLDAHVVQDEEIGGCVAVGEMTSHPPATGA, encoded by the coding sequence GTGGGAAGGGCTCGCCGAGTCGTCGGCCACCGTGGTCGCCTTCCACGTAGGACAGTCCTGAACCTCCTCGAAGCCGCTGCTCGGCTCCGAGCTGCCGGATGTGTCTTCGCCGAGGACGAGGCGCGGCTCATCCTCGACTCGTCCACCGACGACACCGAGGTGGAGACGCGCCTGCGCCGTCGCATCGCTGGGGAGCCCCTGGAGACGATCCTCGGCTGGGTTGCGTTCGCCGGTCGTCGGCTCGTCGTGGCGCAGGGCGTGTTCGTGCCCCGTCGTCGTACCCAGCTGCTCGTCGAGCTCGCCAGGGCCCGTGCGAGTGGGTCAGCCGTGCTCGTCGAGCTGTGCTGTGGTGTCGCTCCGGTCGCGGCGACGGTGGACGCGGGGGAGGTCCACGCGAGCGACCTGAGTGCCGTGGCGCTCGAGTGTGCGCGACTCAACGCTCCGCACGCCGAGCTCCACCAGGGCGACCTGTACGACGCCCTCCCGGCGTCGCTGCGGGGACGTGTCGACGTGCTGGCGGCCAACGCGCCGTACGTCCCCACCGACGCCATCGCCCTGATGCCGCCGGAGGCCCGTGACCACGAGCCCACCGTCACGTTGGACGGCGGGCCGGACGGCGTCGACCTGCACCGCCGAATCGCTGCAGGGGCGAGGGAGTGGCTCGCGCCGGGGGGAGTGCTGCTCATCGAGACCAGCCCCGCGCAGGGGCTGCTCACGACCGGTGCCATGTCCTCCGCAGGGCTTGACGCGCACGTCGTGCAGGACGAGGAGATCGGTGGGTGCGTCGCTGTGGGCGAGATGACGTCTCACCCCCCAGCCACCGGAGCCTGA
- a CDS encoding beta-ketoacyl-ACP reductase — protein sequence MGHTPRSVLVTGGNRGIGRAIAEAFVALGDDVAVTTRSGGAPEGALDVRCDITDADAVESAFAQVEAAHGPVEILVANAGVTHDTLILRMSQEAWDTVIDTNLTGSFRLAKRAAKGMLRLKRGRIILISSVVGLLGSAGQVNYAASKAGLVGLARSLARELGSRSITANVVSPGFVETDMTDVLTDEQKQTIKAQVPLGRYASPAEVASAVVWLASDGAAYVTGAVIPVDGGLGMGH from the coding sequence GTGGGTCACACTCCTCGTTCAGTCCTGGTCACCGGTGGCAACCGCGGCATCGGCCGAGCCATCGCCGAGGCGTTCGTCGCGCTCGGCGACGACGTCGCGGTGACGACGCGCAGCGGCGGCGCTCCCGAGGGAGCCCTCGACGTCCGCTGCGACATTACCGACGCCGACGCCGTCGAGTCCGCCTTCGCGCAGGTCGAGGCGGCCCACGGGCCGGTCGAGATCCTCGTCGCCAATGCCGGCGTCACGCACGACACCCTGATCCTGCGCATGTCCCAGGAGGCCTGGGACACCGTCATCGACACCAACCTCACCGGCTCGTTCCGGCTGGCCAAGCGAGCGGCGAAGGGGATGCTCAGGCTCAAGCGTGGGCGGATCATCCTCATCTCCTCCGTCGTGGGCCTGCTCGGGTCCGCCGGCCAGGTCAACTACGCCGCGTCCAAGGCCGGTCTCGTGGGGCTGGCCAGGTCCTTGGCCCGCGAGCTCGGGAGCCGGTCGATCACGGCCAACGTCGTGTCGCCCGGCTTCGTCGAGACCGACATGACCGACGTTCTCACCGACGAGCAGAAGCAGACGATCAAGGCGCAGGTGCCGTTGGGACGCTACGCAAGTCCGGCCGAGGTCGCCTCGGCCGTCGTGTGGCTCGCGTCCGACGGCGCGGCATACGTCACCGGGGCTGTCATCCCGGTCGACGGCGGACTCGGAATGGGGCACTGA
- a CDS encoding SURF1 family protein, producing the protein MRRLRFLLTRRWLVFAVVVVGLAWVAWRLGEWQFHRLEERQDRNAAIERNEIAGPVPLTDVMAAGRPLAGSDEWRVVEATGTYAVEDTVVVRYRTRDGAAGVDVVVPLELDNGTSVLVDRGWFATENRGATPDDVPEPPPGEVTVTGWARQDATGDSTVVTDQSTRAISSKQIGEALDRDLVGGFVAASSETPEAERPLEPLEAPELDDGPHFFYGLQWWFFGALAVFGFFYLLYDEMRGGRGPAGRRPRETSERPQQAPVDREHHAVDE; encoded by the coding sequence GTGCGAAGACTGCGGTTCCTGCTCACTCGACGGTGGTTGGTCTTCGCAGTCGTCGTGGTCGGCCTCGCGTGGGTCGCATGGCGCCTCGGTGAGTGGCAGTTCCACCGCCTGGAGGAGCGCCAGGACCGCAACGCCGCCATCGAGCGCAACGAGATCGCGGGCCCGGTCCCCCTGACGGACGTGATGGCCGCCGGCCGGCCACTGGCCGGGTCCGACGAGTGGCGCGTCGTCGAGGCGACCGGCACCTACGCCGTCGAGGACACGGTGGTGGTGCGCTACCGCACCCGCGACGGAGCTGCAGGGGTCGACGTCGTGGTCCCGCTCGAGCTCGACAACGGCACGAGCGTCCTGGTCGACCGGGGCTGGTTCGCGACGGAGAACCGCGGCGCGACCCCGGACGACGTACCCGAGCCGCCGCCGGGAGAGGTGACGGTGACGGGCTGGGCCAGGCAGGACGCCACCGGCGACAGCACCGTGGTGACCGACCAGTCCACCCGCGCGATCAGCAGCAAGCAGATCGGCGAGGCGCTCGACCGCGACCTCGTCGGAGGGTTCGTCGCGGCGTCGTCGGAGACACCCGAGGCGGAGCGCCCCCTCGAGCCGCTTGAGGCACCTGAGCTCGACGACGGCCCGCACTTCTTCTACGGGCTGCAGTGGTGGTTCTTCGGGGCGCTGGCCGTCTTCGGCTTCTTCTACCTGTTGTACGACGAGATGCGCGGCGGGCGTGGACCCGCCGGCCGTCGGCCGCGGGAGACGTCAGAGCGTCCGCAGCAGGCCCCCGTCGACCGGGAGCATCACGCCGTTGACGAATGA
- the moaA gene encoding GTP 3',8-cyclase MoaA: protein MTASQQPRLQLSDRFGRVATDLRVSLTDRCNLRCSYCMPAEGLDWMPTEQTLTDDEVVRLITVGVERLGITEVRFTGGEPLLRRGLVDIVGRTHALGVETALTTNALGLVRTAEALARSGLDRLNVSIDSIRPDTFATITRRDRLADVVAGLEAAAAAGLGPLKLNAVLLRGVNDDQAGELLAWAIERGYHLRFIEQMPLDAQHDWSRAEMVTADEIHERLSADFALTPSGTPRGSAPAELFDVDGGPATVGIIASVTRPFCGDCDRVRLTADGQVRNCLFAREESDLRSAMRAGASDDELAERWVIAMRGKRAGHGIDDESFLQPDRPMSAIGG, encoded by the coding sequence GTGACCGCATCCCAGCAGCCCCGGCTCCAGCTGTCGGACCGCTTCGGCAGGGTGGCCACCGACCTGCGGGTGTCCCTCACCGACCGGTGCAACCTCCGGTGCAGCTACTGCATGCCCGCCGAGGGCCTGGACTGGATGCCGACCGAGCAGACCCTCACCGACGACGAGGTCGTGCGCCTGATCACCGTGGGGGTCGAGCGGCTGGGCATCACCGAGGTGCGGTTCACCGGGGGAGAGCCGCTCCTGCGCCGTGGCCTCGTCGACATCGTCGGCCGCACTCACGCCCTCGGGGTCGAGACGGCACTCACGACCAATGCCCTGGGCCTCGTCCGCACCGCCGAGGCACTGGCCCGATCCGGCCTCGATCGCCTCAACGTCAGCATCGACAGCATCCGCCCCGACACCTTCGCGACGATCACGCGTCGCGACCGCCTGGCTGACGTGGTGGCAGGGCTGGAGGCTGCGGCCGCCGCCGGGCTCGGGCCGCTCAAGCTCAACGCGGTCCTGCTGCGCGGCGTCAACGACGACCAGGCCGGCGAGCTCCTGGCGTGGGCGATCGAGCGCGGCTACCACCTGCGATTCATCGAGCAGATGCCGCTGGACGCCCAGCACGACTGGAGCCGTGCCGAGATGGTCACCGCGGACGAGATCCATGAGCGCCTCTCGGCCGACTTCGCGCTCACTCCCAGTGGCACCCCGCGTGGCAGCGCACCTGCCGAGCTGTTCGACGTCGACGGAGGCCCGGCGACCGTCGGGATCATCGCTTCGGTCACCAGGCCGTTCTGCGGCGACTGCGACCGCGTGCGCCTCACCGCAGACGGACAGGTCCGCAACTGTCTGTTCGCGCGCGAGGAGTCGGACCTGCGCTCGGCCATGCGGGCCGGTGCGAGCGATGACGAGCTGGCGGAGCGCTGGGTCATCGCCATGCGTGGCAAGCGCGCCGGCCACGGCATCGACGACGAGTCGTTCCTGCAGCCCGACCGGCCGATGTCGGCCATCGGAGGGTGA
- a CDS encoding acetone carboxylase produces MSPETMTCSAKGCQAAARWQLLWNNPKIHAPERRKTWLACEEHRGSLSDFLGARGFLRGTEPVEDD; encoded by the coding sequence TTGTCGCCAGAGACGATGACCTGCTCCGCCAAGGGGTGTCAGGCTGCGGCCAGGTGGCAGCTGCTGTGGAACAACCCCAAGATCCACGCTCCCGAACGGCGCAAGACCTGGCTGGCCTGCGAGGAGCACCGTGGGTCGCTCTCGGACTTCCTGGGCGCGCGAGGGTTCCTGCGCGGGACCGAGCCCGTCGAGGACGACTGA
- a CDS encoding HNH endonuclease signature motif containing protein, with amino-acid sequence MSSTTATTMTQPGSAAAVLAAVKERRAIENRAAADVLTLAAEWADLHPPESIHHAAGFSIPGCEHEEPFAGPGTPLVAEFCCAELGAVLGVSSTAAKRLIGNALELRHRLPRLWAAVQSGQVPAWRARLVAEATAHASPALTLEAAGWIDAQVAAVAGKVGAAQLDRLVTEAIARFQLDTTDPDDERSPGETRHVTIEKDIVSRCGTISVNASLDLIDALDLDHTLAQRAAALKALGSTESLDARRATALGHLARTQTSLDLAGLLGHESSAADDGQPPSVVEEGRQARHETPTTPTPRLPAARQLVLHIHLTAAAVGGGIVFDHLGRMEEGMRLTLLDQVRSWCGDSHTKVVLKPVIDLNQPLRANGYAIPDRIRERVVLRDRTCVFPHCTRPARRCQVDHIEPYDHDAEAGRRPQPGPTETANLAALCTFHHRLKTHTGWRYTMVEPAVFEWTSPHGHRYLRDHDGTTPLASPGFETGLRPSSTTDDLRH; translated from the coding sequence ATGTCCTCCACCACCGCCACCACCATGACGCAGCCGGGTTCTGCGGCTGCGGTGCTGGCGGCGGTGAAGGAGCGACGAGCGATCGAGAACAGGGCCGCCGCGGATGTCCTGACCCTGGCTGCCGAGTGGGCTGACCTGCACCCACCTGAGTCCATCCACCACGCCGCCGGGTTCTCGATCCCGGGGTGTGAGCACGAGGAACCCTTCGCCGGTCCGGGCACGCCGCTGGTGGCGGAGTTCTGCTGCGCCGAGCTCGGCGCCGTCCTGGGCGTCTCGTCCACGGCGGCGAAGCGGCTGATCGGCAACGCCCTCGAACTCAGGCACCGCCTCCCCAGGCTCTGGGCGGCCGTCCAGTCCGGTCAGGTGCCGGCGTGGCGGGCCCGGCTGGTGGCAGAGGCCACGGCCCACGCCTCCCCCGCCCTGACCCTCGAAGCCGCCGGCTGGATCGACGCCCAGGTCGCCGCCGTGGCCGGCAAGGTCGGCGCCGCCCAGCTCGACCGGCTTGTCACCGAGGCCATCGCCCGGTTCCAGCTCGACACCACCGACCCCGACGACGAGAGGTCACCGGGCGAGACCCGGCACGTCACCATCGAGAAGGACATCGTCTCCCGGTGCGGCACCATCTCGGTCAACGCCTCCCTCGACCTGATCGACGCTCTCGACCTCGACCACACCCTCGCTCAGCGTGCTGCCGCGTTGAAGGCGCTCGGCTCCACCGAGTCATTGGACGCCCGCCGCGCCACCGCTCTCGGTCACCTCGCCCGCACCCAGACCAGCCTCGACCTCGCCGGCCTCCTCGGCCACGAGTCCTCAGCGGCTGACGACGGCCAGCCACCTTCGGTGGTTGAGGAGGGCCGCCAGGCCCGTCACGAAACCCCGACAACCCCCACCCCGCGGCTCCCCGCCGCCCGTCAGCTCGTCCTCCACATCCACCTCACCGCCGCCGCAGTCGGCGGCGGGATCGTCTTCGATCACCTCGGTCGGATGGAGGAAGGCATGCGACTCACCCTCCTCGACCAGGTCAGGTCCTGGTGCGGTGACTCTCACACCAAGGTCGTCCTCAAGCCAGTCATCGACCTCAACCAGCCGTTGCGAGCCAACGGCTACGCCATCCCCGACCGGATCCGCGAACGCGTCGTTCTCCGGGACCGGACCTGCGTGTTCCCCCACTGCACCCGACCGGCCCGGCGCTGCCAGGTCGACCACATCGAGCCCTACGACCACGACGCCGAAGCAGGGCGTAGACCCCAACCCGGGCCAACCGAGACAGCGAACCTCGCCGCCCTGTGCACCTTCCACCACCGCCTCAAGACCCACACCGGCTGGCGCTACACCATGGTCGAACCAGCGGTCTTCGAGTGGACCAGCCCCCACGGCCACCGCTACCTCCGCGACCACGACGGCACGACGCCACTGGCGTCACCTGGTTTCGAGACAGGACTCCGTCCTTCCTCAACCACCGACGACCTACGACATTGA
- a CDS encoding DUF4031 domain-containing protein, translating into MIVVDPPAVPRYGRTWSHLASDTSYDELHAFAASLGIPPRGFHRDHYDLPSEYYDAAVAAGALPVSSRELVTMLVNAGLRRRKHRPAG; encoded by the coding sequence ATGATCGTGGTCGACCCGCCCGCCGTGCCCCGCTACGGGCGGACGTGGTCGCACCTGGCGAGCGACACGTCGTACGACGAGCTCCACGCCTTCGCGGCAAGCCTCGGGATCCCGCCGCGGGGGTTCCACCGCGACCACTACGACCTGCCGTCGGAGTACTACGACGCAGCAGTCGCCGCGGGCGCACTCCCGGTCTCGTCCCGCGAGCTGGTCACGATGCTGGTCAACGCGGGACTGCGTCGCCGCAAGCACCGTCCAGCCGGCTGA